The following coding sequences lie in one Lolium perenne isolate Kyuss_39 chromosome 2, Kyuss_2.0, whole genome shotgun sequence genomic window:
- the LOC127322095 gene encoding serine/threonine-protein kinase Nek3 isoform X2 — protein MDQYEVLEQIGKGSFGSALLVRHKVEKKRYVLKKIRLARQTVRCRRSAHQEMELIAKVRCPYIVEYKDSWVEKGCYVCIVIGYCEGGDMLEAIKKANGNHFPEEKLCVWLVQLLMALDYLHANHILHRDVKCSNIFLTKDQNIRLGDFGLAKVLTSDDLASSVVGTPSYMCPELLADIPYGSKSDIWSLGCCIYEMAALKHAFKAFDMQTLINKINKSVVAPLPTIYSGALRGLIKSMLRRSPDHRPSAADLLSHPHLQPYVLEVQSKSSPTRNMFPAKLPTRHETNKIASSDDEDNWKPQYIKSHSFKVQRVVKLDSAANHGPPESTRTPKDCPELLNQPMDQLSVQVTKKVVEEAIHDKYSKVTRSPAPTPRRASSTPRRRLEPAKTFHARTAHKEEQPPPPRYSLDQTGQATRRASLSPHMFKTLEKRRCADILTRLKSPDVSVNAPRIDRIAEFPLASSEDPLRPIMKLLPSSTIDQSITKDKCTFQVLRSDSESRSSTPDLNLISIDNSPLGGSSDWRQKRFDTTSYRQRAEALEGLLEFSAQLLQQERFQELGILLKPFGPGKASPRETAIWLSKSFKETGL, from the exons ATGGATCAGTATGAGGTGTTGGAGCAGATTGGGAAGGGCTCATTTGGCTCTGCTCTCCTGGTGAGGCACAAGGTTGAGAAGAAGAG GTATGTCTTGAAGAAGATCCGGCTCGCACGTCAGACAGTCAGGTGCCGCCGATCGGCACACCAGGAG ATGGAGCTCATTGCAAAAGTAAGATGCCCTTACATTGTGGAATACAAAGACTCTTGGGTGGAGAAG GGGTGCTACGTGTGCATCGTCATTGGTTACTGCGAGGGAGGAGACAT GTTAGAGGCCATTAAGAAGGCCAACGGCAACCATTTCCCTGAAGAG AAACTCTGTGTGTGGCTTGTGCAGCTCCTAATGGCACTTGACTACTTGCATGCTAATCATATCCTCCATCGCGATGTGAAG TGCTCAAATATATTTCTTACAAAGGACCAAAATATACGGCTCG GTGATTTTGGGCTGGCAAAAGTATTGACTTCTGATGATTTGGCTTCATCA GTTGTAGGAACTCCCAGTTACATGTGCCCTGAACTTCTTGCTGACATTCCATATGGTTCCAAGTCTGACATATGGTCGCTAG GCTGCTGCATCTATGAGATGGCTGCACTGAAGCATGCATTCAAAGCATTT GATATGCAGACACTGATAAACAAGATAAACAAGTCTGTTGTCGCTCCTTTACCGACTATATATTCCGGTGCACT TAGGGGACTCATAAAAAGCATGCTGCGTAGAAGTCCAGATCACAGACCAAGT GCTGCAGATCTGCTTAGTCATCCACACCTTCAGCCCTATGTGTTGGAAGTCCAATCAAAATCAAGTCCTACTCGCAATATGTTCCCAGCTAAACTTCCTACCAGGCATGAAACAAATAAGATTGCATCTTCTGATGATGAAGACAATTGGAAACCACAATATATTAAGAGTCACTCATTTAAAGTACAGAGGGTTGTGAAACTTGATAGTGCTGCTAACCATGGCCCTCCTGAATCTACCAGAACACCAAAAGATTGTCCTGAATTGCTTAATCAACCAATGGATCAGTTATCAGTCCAGGTCACAAAGAAAGTTGTCGAAGAAGCGATACATGATAAGTATTCGAAAGTAACAAGATCACCGGCACCTACTCCACGAAGGGCATCCTCGACTCCCAGGAGACGGTTAGAACCTGCAAAGACATTTCATGCTAGAACAGCTCATAAAGAGGAG CAGCCTCCCCCACCAAGGTATTCACTGGACCAGACAGGACAAGCTACACGGCGAGCATCACTCTCCCCGCACATGTTCAAAACTCTTGAAAAGAGGCGGTGCGCCGACATTCTCACCAGACTAAAGTCCCCTGATGTTTCAGTTAACGCTCCTCGAATCGACAGAATTGCTGAATTCCCACTGGCATCCTCTGAAGATCCATTGCGTCCCATCATGAAGCTCTTGCCATCATCTACCATCGACCAGTCGATCACCAAGGACAAATGCACTTTCCAAGTGCTCCGGAGCGATAGCGAAAGCCGCAGCAGTACTCCTGATTTGAACCTGATCAGTATCGACAATAGTCCACTCGGAGGGTCATCTGATTGGAGGCAGAAGAGGTTCGACACGACATCGTACCGGCAGAGAGCTGAGGCTCTCGAGGGCTTGCTTGAGTTCAGTGCCCAGTTGCTACAACAGGAGAGATTTCAGGAGCTGGGGATTTTGCTGAAGCCATTTGGGCCTGGGAAGGCGTCTCCAAGAGAAACAGCCATATGGTTGTCAAAGAGCTTCAAAGAAACAGGATTATAA
- the LOC127322095 gene encoding serine/threonine-protein kinase Nek3 isoform X1 — translation MDQYEVLEQIGKGSFGSALLVRHKVEKKRYVLKKIRLARQTVRCRRSAHQEMELIAKVRCPYIVEYKDSWVEKGCYVCIVIGYCEGGDMLEAIKKANGNHFPEEKLCVWLVQLLMALDYLHANHILHRDVKCSNIFLTKDQNIRLGDFGLAKVLTSDDLASSVVGTPSYMCPELLADIPYGSKSDIWSLGKYTFVVFSCMSWSEFHTILLAKHLQFSGCCIYEMAALKHAFKAFDMQTLINKINKSVVAPLPTIYSGALRGLIKSMLRRSPDHRPSAADLLSHPHLQPYVLEVQSKSSPTRNMFPAKLPTRHETNKIASSDDEDNWKPQYIKSHSFKVQRVVKLDSAANHGPPESTRTPKDCPELLNQPMDQLSVQVTKKVVEEAIHDKYSKVTRSPAPTPRRASSTPRRRLEPAKTFHARTAHKEEPPPPRYSLDQTGQATRRASLSPHMFKTLEKRRCADILTRLKSPDVSVNAPRIDRIAEFPLASSEDPLRPIMKLLPSSTIDQSITKDKCTFQVLRSDSESRSSTPDLNLISIDNSPLGGSSDWRQKRFDTTSYRQRAEALEGLLEFSAQLLQQERFQELGILLKPFGPGKASPRETAIWLSKSFKETGL, via the exons ATGGATCAGTATGAGGTGTTGGAGCAGATTGGGAAGGGCTCATTTGGCTCTGCTCTCCTGGTGAGGCACAAGGTTGAGAAGAAGAG GTATGTCTTGAAGAAGATCCGGCTCGCACGTCAGACAGTCAGGTGCCGCCGATCGGCACACCAGGAG ATGGAGCTCATTGCAAAAGTAAGATGCCCTTACATTGTGGAATACAAAGACTCTTGGGTGGAGAAG GGGTGCTACGTGTGCATCGTCATTGGTTACTGCGAGGGAGGAGACAT GTTAGAGGCCATTAAGAAGGCCAACGGCAACCATTTCCCTGAAGAG AAACTCTGTGTGTGGCTTGTGCAGCTCCTAATGGCACTTGACTACTTGCATGCTAATCATATCCTCCATCGCGATGTGAAG TGCTCAAATATATTTCTTACAAAGGACCAAAATATACGGCTCG GTGATTTTGGGCTGGCAAAAGTATTGACTTCTGATGATTTGGCTTCATCA GTTGTAGGAACTCCCAGTTACATGTGCCCTGAACTTCTTGCTGACATTCCATATGGTTCCAAGTCTGACATATGGTCGCTAGGTAAGTATACATTTGTAGTGTTCAGCTGCATGTCTTGGTCTGAATTTCATACTATTCTCTTGGCTAAGCATCTGCAATTTTCAGGCTGCTGCATCTATGAGATGGCTGCACTGAAGCATGCATTCAAAGCATTT GATATGCAGACACTGATAAACAAGATAAACAAGTCTGTTGTCGCTCCTTTACCGACTATATATTCCGGTGCACT TAGGGGACTCATAAAAAGCATGCTGCGTAGAAGTCCAGATCACAGACCAAGT GCTGCAGATCTGCTTAGTCATCCACACCTTCAGCCCTATGTGTTGGAAGTCCAATCAAAATCAAGTCCTACTCGCAATATGTTCCCAGCTAAACTTCCTACCAGGCATGAAACAAATAAGATTGCATCTTCTGATGATGAAGACAATTGGAAACCACAATATATTAAGAGTCACTCATTTAAAGTACAGAGGGTTGTGAAACTTGATAGTGCTGCTAACCATGGCCCTCCTGAATCTACCAGAACACCAAAAGATTGTCCTGAATTGCTTAATCAACCAATGGATCAGTTATCAGTCCAGGTCACAAAGAAAGTTGTCGAAGAAGCGATACATGATAAGTATTCGAAAGTAACAAGATCACCGGCACCTACTCCACGAAGGGCATCCTCGACTCCCAGGAGACGGTTAGAACCTGCAAAGACATTTCATGCTAGAACAGCTCATAAAGAGGAG CCTCCCCCACCAAGGTATTCACTGGACCAGACAGGACAAGCTACACGGCGAGCATCACTCTCCCCGCACATGTTCAAAACTCTTGAAAAGAGGCGGTGCGCCGACATTCTCACCAGACTAAAGTCCCCTGATGTTTCAGTTAACGCTCCTCGAATCGACAGAATTGCTGAATTCCCACTGGCATCCTCTGAAGATCCATTGCGTCCCATCATGAAGCTCTTGCCATCATCTACCATCGACCAGTCGATCACCAAGGACAAATGCACTTTCCAAGTGCTCCGGAGCGATAGCGAAAGCCGCAGCAGTACTCCTGATTTGAACCTGATCAGTATCGACAATAGTCCACTCGGAGGGTCATCTGATTGGAGGCAGAAGAGGTTCGACACGACATCGTACCGGCAGAGAGCTGAGGCTCTCGAGGGCTTGCTTGAGTTCAGTGCCCAGTTGCTACAACAGGAGAGATTTCAGGAGCTGGGGATTTTGCTGAAGCCATTTGGGCCTGGGAAGGCGTCTCCAAGAGAAACAGCCATATGGTTGTCAAAGAGCTTCAAAGAAACAGGATTATAA
- the LOC127322095 gene encoding serine/threonine-protein kinase Nek3 isoform X3: protein MDQYEVLEQIGKGSFGSALLVRHKVEKKRYVLKKIRLARQTVRCRRSAHQEMELIAKVRCPYIVEYKDSWVEKGCYVCIVIGYCEGGDMLEAIKKANGNHFPEEKLCVWLVQLLMALDYLHANHILHRDVKCSNIFLTKDQNIRLGDFGLAKVLTSDDLASSVVGTPSYMCPELLADIPYGSKSDIWSLGCCIYEMAALKHAFKAFDMQTLINKINKSVVAPLPTIYSGALRGLIKSMLRRSPDHRPSAADLLSHPHLQPYVLEVQSKSSPTRNMFPAKLPTRHETNKIASSDDEDNWKPQYIKSHSFKVQRVVKLDSAANHGPPESTRTPKDCPELLNQPMDQLSVQVTKKVVEEAIHDKYSKVTRSPAPTPRRASSTPRRRLEPAKTFHARTAHKEEPPPPRYSLDQTGQATRRASLSPHMFKTLEKRRCADILTRLKSPDVSVNAPRIDRIAEFPLASSEDPLRPIMKLLPSSTIDQSITKDKCTFQVLRSDSESRSSTPDLNLISIDNSPLGGSSDWRQKRFDTTSYRQRAEALEGLLEFSAQLLQQERFQELGILLKPFGPGKASPRETAIWLSKSFKETGL, encoded by the exons ATGGATCAGTATGAGGTGTTGGAGCAGATTGGGAAGGGCTCATTTGGCTCTGCTCTCCTGGTGAGGCACAAGGTTGAGAAGAAGAG GTATGTCTTGAAGAAGATCCGGCTCGCACGTCAGACAGTCAGGTGCCGCCGATCGGCACACCAGGAG ATGGAGCTCATTGCAAAAGTAAGATGCCCTTACATTGTGGAATACAAAGACTCTTGGGTGGAGAAG GGGTGCTACGTGTGCATCGTCATTGGTTACTGCGAGGGAGGAGACAT GTTAGAGGCCATTAAGAAGGCCAACGGCAACCATTTCCCTGAAGAG AAACTCTGTGTGTGGCTTGTGCAGCTCCTAATGGCACTTGACTACTTGCATGCTAATCATATCCTCCATCGCGATGTGAAG TGCTCAAATATATTTCTTACAAAGGACCAAAATATACGGCTCG GTGATTTTGGGCTGGCAAAAGTATTGACTTCTGATGATTTGGCTTCATCA GTTGTAGGAACTCCCAGTTACATGTGCCCTGAACTTCTTGCTGACATTCCATATGGTTCCAAGTCTGACATATGGTCGCTAG GCTGCTGCATCTATGAGATGGCTGCACTGAAGCATGCATTCAAAGCATTT GATATGCAGACACTGATAAACAAGATAAACAAGTCTGTTGTCGCTCCTTTACCGACTATATATTCCGGTGCACT TAGGGGACTCATAAAAAGCATGCTGCGTAGAAGTCCAGATCACAGACCAAGT GCTGCAGATCTGCTTAGTCATCCACACCTTCAGCCCTATGTGTTGGAAGTCCAATCAAAATCAAGTCCTACTCGCAATATGTTCCCAGCTAAACTTCCTACCAGGCATGAAACAAATAAGATTGCATCTTCTGATGATGAAGACAATTGGAAACCACAATATATTAAGAGTCACTCATTTAAAGTACAGAGGGTTGTGAAACTTGATAGTGCTGCTAACCATGGCCCTCCTGAATCTACCAGAACACCAAAAGATTGTCCTGAATTGCTTAATCAACCAATGGATCAGTTATCAGTCCAGGTCACAAAGAAAGTTGTCGAAGAAGCGATACATGATAAGTATTCGAAAGTAACAAGATCACCGGCACCTACTCCACGAAGGGCATCCTCGACTCCCAGGAGACGGTTAGAACCTGCAAAGACATTTCATGCTAGAACAGCTCATAAAGAGGAG CCTCCCCCACCAAGGTATTCACTGGACCAGACAGGACAAGCTACACGGCGAGCATCACTCTCCCCGCACATGTTCAAAACTCTTGAAAAGAGGCGGTGCGCCGACATTCTCACCAGACTAAAGTCCCCTGATGTTTCAGTTAACGCTCCTCGAATCGACAGAATTGCTGAATTCCCACTGGCATCCTCTGAAGATCCATTGCGTCCCATCATGAAGCTCTTGCCATCATCTACCATCGACCAGTCGATCACCAAGGACAAATGCACTTTCCAAGTGCTCCGGAGCGATAGCGAAAGCCGCAGCAGTACTCCTGATTTGAACCTGATCAGTATCGACAATAGTCCACTCGGAGGGTCATCTGATTGGAGGCAGAAGAGGTTCGACACGACATCGTACCGGCAGAGAGCTGAGGCTCTCGAGGGCTTGCTTGAGTTCAGTGCCCAGTTGCTACAACAGGAGAGATTTCAGGAGCTGGGGATTTTGCTGAAGCCATTTGGGCCTGGGAAGGCGTCTCCAAGAGAAACAGCCATATGGTTGTCAAAGAGCTTCAAAGAAACAGGATTATAA